In Planctomycetaceae bacterium, the sequence CTTTCGCAAAAGCAAATCGCCGTAGATTTCCTGCTCGCTGATTGCCATAGCAGGAGGGCAGCCCTGAATACAAGCAGTCAGGCCGTCCTGATAAGACCCGCCTGCCGCCGTTACCTGATACATTTTTCCAAAATGACAGCCTAACATAGTATCTCCCATATAATTTATTTATTTGGAAACAGTATATATTATTTGTGAAAAATTTCAAACCTTTCCCAGAAATCAGGGAAAGATTTAGCGACGCAGTTCTCATTTTCGATAATCTGACTGCCTGTAACAAGGCCGGCAACCGCGAAACTCATCGCAATCCTGTGGTCGTTGTGGGGGTCTATTTGAGCGCCTTTGGCTTGATTTGTTCCCTCAATTATAAGCGAATCCTCATCGCATTTTGCCGAAACGCCCATTTTCTCCAGTTCCATGGCCATCACGCCGAGCCGGTCGCATTCTTTGTGCCTCAAATGGCCTATGTTTGTCAGTCTGCTTGTACCATCGGCAAACGCACAGGCAATTGCCATCGGCGGCACTAAATCCGGAATATCGCTCATGTCCTGTGTGATTGCGTTAAGCTGACCGCCTTCGATTATCACTTTGTTGTCTTTTTGAAAAATTTTGCAGCCCATTTTTTCGAGCAGATTTACAAATTCGATGTCTCCCTGTTTGGTATTTTTTCGCAGACCGCCTACAGTAACTTTGCTTTTGCAAACAGCGGCGGCAAGAAAGAAAAACGATGCGCTGCTGTAATCGCCCTCGATAACCATATCCGCGGCTTTGTATTTCTGACCGGCAGGAATAATTATTTGTTTGTAATTTTTATTTTCTGTTTGTACGCCGAACTCCGCCATCATTTGCGTACTGATATCGAAGTATGGTTTTTCAGTCATTTCATCGACGCAGTTTAATATGGTGTCTTTTTGCGCATACGCTGACGAAATAACAAGCGAGCTGAAATATTGCGAAGTTTTCGCGCCTTTGATGGATGCCTGTCCGCCGGGAATTCCTCCGCCATAAACTTTTATCGGTGGAAAGCCTTCCTTTTCAAGATAATCGATTTTGCATCCGAGTTGTTTTAAACCGTTTATAACTTCGCTTATTGGTCTTTCCATAAGTCGTGTTGTACCGGCAATAGTTACAGGTGTGTTTGAGAAATTCGCCGCCGCGCTTAAGAAATTCATTCCAACGCCCGATTCGCCGACGTATAAGTCTGTTTCGACAGGACTGTATTTTCCGCCGCAGCCTTCAATTTTAATTCTGCCCGGCGATTGAGTGATTTTAATACCGAGTTTTTTCAGGCAGTTGATTACGTTAATCTGGTCTTCGCCCATCAGAGGATTGGTGATAACAGTTGTTCCATGCGCCAGCGAACCGATAATCAAAGCCCGCAGCGTATGTGCTTTTGATGGCGGTGCCATTACTTCAGCATTCAGATTTTTTATTTTGCTTACTTTTTTCATACATGTCGGTGGATGTTATTTATTGGCCTGTTCTTTGAGTTCGAGCATTTTTTTCATCACGTCTGACAAAACTATTTTGCTGTCGACAACGCCGAATGAATCGTGCATCTTTTTATAGAGTTTATACATCTCGGCGTAAACTTTTTGTTTTTTAGCGTTTGGCTTATAAGTTTTCGCCTTCACGCCTCCCCAGTCTTCGCTGAACATTGCTTTGTGACCTGCTGCGCATCTGTTGCATTTTAGATTTTCAGGTTTGGTATCGCCGACTAAAACGCCGGGGATGTAGTCTGCACATTCGACCCAACTGTATGCCGCGTCGAAAACTTTTTTGTCAACGTTCAGACAGTGCAGAACTTTGCTGAAGAACCATTCTGATGAGTATGTCCCGCCGCACTTGGCCAAATATTCAGGATGGAGTTTTTTCGCAAGGGCGGTAATCTGTGCCGCTTCTTTGTATGATGTATGGTCTTTCCAGAGCCAGGCCATTGCATTCGGATTATTTTTGAATTTCGGGTTGAACGACAGGGGAGTGCCGTCTTTGTCGACCGGAATAGGTGTTGAGCCGGTTGTGTCAACGCCGAAGCCGATGATTTTGTCGGCTGAAAAATTCCTGTCGTTTTTCTTTGCTGTGGCTATTGCGCCCTTGACACTTACTTCTATACCCTTGATATAATCAGCCGGATTCTGACTCGCGATGTTTGCGTCGAAGCTGTCGATGATGATTCCATTTTTGCCGGACGGATAGCCGAATACGAACGCTGCGATTTCATCGCCGTTCTTTACATCAACGATAAGACATCTTACTGAATTTGTTCCGTAATCTAAACCTATCGTATAAGCCATTTTTTACTCCTTAAAGTCGCCGTACATTAAAAGGCATAAAGGCAAAAAAGGCAAATGAAAATATAGTTTTGACAGGTATTAAATCTGACTTGTCATTTCCGCGAAGGCGGGAATCCAGCGTGAAACAGAATCCGCCGCAGGCGGTTTCCTACTTTCTACATTTAGCCTAACTCTGCGATTAAGCGTTGATGTTGTTGACTATTTCAAGCAGCAGGCCAAAGAGATGGGCATCCCGTATCAAAACCTGGTCAATCTTTACCTTAGCCAGTGTGCGCATTCGCATAAAAAACCAACCCTGAAATGGGCGTAAGTTTATTTTATAAACCCAAATTCTCTAAGCCAATATTCCGTTTCGGCACTGCTTACACCAAAAAGTTTCTCCTTTGGTTCCGTAGGCTTTTTCGTTTTCTTATCCATCTGCTTGAGCATATCCGTCCAGAAATCAACGCAATCGACGGCATTTGCTTTTCGTTTTTGAGCGGCTTTTTTTATCCGCCTGTCGCTGCTGATAACTGAAAGATGCTTTGGTGCGGTGTTTTGAAGTATTAATTTCTCAATTACATCGTCCGCCTCGCGGTTCATTCCTGAAAATACAACTTCAAGATTGAACAGGTTCGCAAAACCGGATTTGTCTCTCGGCCCAATGCCATCGAAAATTATACTGCCTTTGCCTTTTGTCCTGTAAATAAATTCGTCGAGAATTTTACATAACTGAACGTCGGTGATTTCCGCGGATTGTTCCAGAATATTTTGCACCGTGTGCAGCAGATTATAACCGTCAATTAACAGCACGTTACTTTCCCTGTGCTGAAAATCTTATTTCGCCGCCGACGATTGTATATTCGACTTTGCCCTTGAGTTTCCAGCCGTTATACGGACAGTTTTTGCTCTTGGAGTAAAATTTATTGACGTCAACGGTGTATTCGCAATTCGGGTCGATGATTGTAACATCGGCCTGTTTGCCTTTTGAAAGTGTGCCTTTATCGACGCTGATAATTTTCGCGGGCCTTTCAGCCATCATCGAGACAAGCTGCGGCCAATCGATAATCTTCGGCTCAATCAAGGCTTTAATGTACAACCCCAGTGCGCACTCTATACTTGCGATACCGAACGGAGCGGCCAGAAATTCCAGTTCTTTTTCGCTTTTCAGATGCGGTGCGTGGTCGGATGCCAGCGCGTCGATAACGCCTTCACGAATTGCCTGCTTTAACGCGTCGATATCTTTTGCCGTTCGCAGCGGGGGATTGACTTTGTAGTTCGTGTCGTAATCGCGGCAGTCATCATCGGTCAAAAGCAGATGATGCGGCGAAACTTCGCACGTTACCGGCAGGCAGTCTTTTTTCGCCTGACGAATCAGCTCGACTGATTTTGCCGTTGAAATGTGCTGAACGTGATAACGCATATTCGTTTTGCGAACGAGTTGAATATCTCGCCAAATCATCATTTCTTCCGCCAGCGGGTCAATGCCAGGAAGTCCCAGCGTTGTCGAATTAAAACCGGAATTCATTACGCCTTTGCCCGCAAGCGAATTATCCTGACAGTGCTGGCTCAAAACAATATTCCTGAACATCGATGCGTATTTCATCGCGCGGAGCATTACGGATGCGTTTTGCACTCCGTTGCCGTCATCGGTGAAACCGACAGCGCCGGCCTGCGCCATAAATCCCATTTCAGCAAGCTGTTCGCCCGCTCTGCCTTTGGTGATTGCGCCCATCACATAAACGTGCGTCTTTCTGGTTTGCCTGCCCATCCTGTGGATGTATTCGATACTTGTGGCGTTATCGGTCGGCGGGTCGGTATTCGGCATACAAACAACCGAAGTGAATCCGCCCGCAACCGCTGCCGCAGAACCTGACGCGATAGTTTCTTCTTCTTCGTCGCCCGGCTCGCGGAAATGAACGTGAATATCAATCAGCCCCGGCAGAACAAGTTTGCCCTCTGCGTCGATTGCCATATCAGCTTTCTCATCGACTCTGCCGACTTGGGCGAATTTGCCATCGACAATCAGAACATCGCATTTCTTGTCGATGTTGTTCGCAGGGTCAATTACGCGTCCGTTTTTTATCAGTAAATTTTTTGCCATAATTATTCTTTTGTCATCGCGGCCTGATTGACAAGGAAAAGCACCGCCATCCTTACCGCAAGGCCGTTTGTTACCTGTTCAAGAATTACGCTGTTGGGACCGTCAGCGACTTCGCTTTCGATTTCAACGCCTCTGTTAATCGGACCCGGATGCATAACAAGAATATCCTTTTTCGCCTTTTTCATTCTTTCGCCCGTCAGGCCGAAATGATGCGAATATTCTTTAATGGATGGGAACGGATTAGCGCCCATTCTTTCAAACTGTATGCGAAGCATATTTATAACATCGAGTTCGCCGATGATTGAATCGAGGGAGTAACTTACCTGCACCGGCAGTTGGCTTACCTGCGCAGGCATGAGCGTCGGCGGGCCGACGAGAATCACTTTTGCGCCAAGTTTTGTCAGTGCATATATATTGCTTCTTGCTACGCGAGAATGCGCAATATCGCCGACGATTGCAATTTTCAGGCCTTCAAGCGAGCCTTTGATTTTTCTGATTGTATATGCGTCAAGCAGTGCCTGTGTCGGATGTTCACAATATCCATCGCCGGCGTTTACCACACAGGCGTTTATACTCCTGCTCAATAACTTCGGCGCACCGCCTGCACTGTGTCTTATTACTACAATGTCGATTCCCATCGCTTCAAGATTTCGCGCTGTGTCTAAAAGCGTTTCGCCTTTGCTGGTCGAGCTTACCTTTTCTGTAAATTCGATTACGTCCGCGCTCAATCTGTTGGCCGCAAGAGTGAAACTGTTCCTTGTTCGCGTGCTGTCTTCAAAGAAAAGATTTACGACAACCTTGCCGCGAAGGGCGGGGGCTTTTTTAATACTGCGCACGCTGAAAGCCTCGAAACCCTGCGCAGTGTCAAGAATATGTTCTATCTCCTGCCGGCTCAAATCGCGCAGGCCGATAAGGTGCTTGCGTGTCCAAATGAAATCATTTTTTGTCATATTACGATTACTCTGTCTTTTCCGTCAGATTCAACAAAGTTTACTTGAATAGTTTTTTCCGCAGGCAGGTCAATTTTATAACCCGCGAAATCCGCGGCAATCGGTAGCTCTCTCCCAGTCCGCTCGACAAGAACCGCCAGCCGTATAGCCTTTGGTCTGCCAAGGTCTATCAACGCATCCAGAGCCGCCCGCGTACTTCGGCCGGTATATAGAACGTCATCCACGAGAATTATAAGCGTATCATCGATATTGAAGCCGATTTCAGTACTTCTTACCATCGGCTGTGCCTGCCCTTGAGGATTGTTGAGGTCGTCTCGATAAAGAGTTATATCGAGAGTGCCGGTAAGAACAGGAGATTTGAGCTTTTTCGCTAATATATCTGAAAGCCGTTTGGCCAACACTTCCCCTC encodes:
- a CDS encoding BrnA antitoxin family protein; translation: MRLSVDVVDYFKQQAKEMGIPYQNLVNLYLSQCAHSHKKPTLKWA
- a CDS encoding aspartate carbamoyltransferase catalytic subunit, translating into MTKNDFIWTRKHLIGLRDLSRQEIEHILDTAQGFEAFSVRSIKKAPALRGKVVVNLFFEDSTRTRNSFTLAANRLSADVIEFTEKVSSTSKGETLLDTARNLEAMGIDIVVIRHSAGGAPKLLSRSINACVVNAGDGYCEHPTQALLDAYTIRKIKGSLEGLKIAIVGDIAHSRVARSNIYALTKLGAKVILVGPPTLMPAQVSQLPVQVSYSLDSIIGELDVINMLRIQFERMGANPFPSIKEYSHHFGLTGERMKKAKKDILVMHPGPINRGVEIESEVADGPNSVILEQVTNGLAVRMAVLFLVNQAAMTKE
- a CDS encoding dihydroorotase; translation: MAKNLLIKNGRVIDPANNIDKKCDVLIVDGKFAQVGRVDEKADMAIDAEGKLVLPGLIDIHVHFREPGDEEEETIASGSAAAVAGGFTSVVCMPNTDPPTDNATSIEYIHRMGRQTRKTHVYVMGAITKGRAGEQLAEMGFMAQAGAVGFTDDGNGVQNASVMLRAMKYASMFRNIVLSQHCQDNSLAGKGVMNSGFNSTTLGLPGIDPLAEEMMIWRDIQLVRKTNMRYHVQHISTAKSVELIRQAKKDCLPVTCEVSPHHLLLTDDDCRDYDTNYKVNPPLRTAKDIDALKQAIREGVIDALASDHAPHLKSEKELEFLAAPFGIASIECALGLYIKALIEPKIIDWPQLVSMMAERPAKIISVDKGTLSKGKQADVTIIDPNCEYTVDVNKFYSKSKNCPYNGWKLKGKVEYTIVGGEIRFSAQGK
- a CDS encoding NYN domain-containing protein, which gives rise to MLLIDGYNLLHTVQNILEQSAEITDVQLCKILDEFIYRTKGKGSIIFDGIGPRDKSGFANLFNLEVVFSGMNREADDVIEKLILQNTAPKHLSVISSDRRIKKAAQKRKANAVDCVDFWTDMLKQMDKKTKKPTEPKEKLFGVSSAETEYWLREFGFIK
- the aroA gene encoding 3-phosphoshikimate 1-carboxyvinyltransferase, whose protein sequence is MKKVSKIKNLNAEVMAPPSKAHTLRALIIGSLAHGTTVITNPLMGEDQINVINCLKKLGIKITQSPGRIKIEGCGGKYSPVETDLYVGESGVGMNFLSAAANFSNTPVTIAGTTRLMERPISEVINGLKQLGCKIDYLEKEGFPPIKVYGGGIPGGQASIKGAKTSQYFSSLVISSAYAQKDTILNCVDEMTEKPYFDISTQMMAEFGVQTENKNYKQIIIPAGQKYKAADMVIEGDYSSASFFFLAAAVCKSKVTVGGLRKNTKQGDIEFVNLLEKMGCKIFQKDNKVIIEGGQLNAITQDMSDIPDLVPPMAIACAFADGTSRLTNIGHLRHKECDRLGVMAMELEKMGVSAKCDEDSLIIEGTNQAKGAQIDPHNDHRIAMSFAVAGLVTGSQIIENENCVAKSFPDFWERFEIFHK
- the pyrR gene encoding bifunctional pyr operon transcriptional regulator/uracil phosphoribosyltransferase PyrR, whose translation is MEVLLSSDKIDSCITVLADEIISHTAGTDKIAIIGIRSRGEVLAKRLSDILAKKLKSPVLTGTLDITLYRDDLNNPQGQAQPMVRSTEIGFNIDDTLIILVDDVLYTGRSTRAALDALIDLGRPKAIRLAVLVERTGRELPIAADFAGYKIDLPAEKTIQVNFVESDGKDRVIVI